A genomic stretch from Coffea arabica cultivar ET-39 chromosome 10c, Coffea Arabica ET-39 HiFi, whole genome shotgun sequence includes:
- the LOC113713911 gene encoding uncharacterized protein → MDNQWHIQGALLDDELDDEELDNVLMYVVLLGFIFFFQDINQQVPRRRRVRDSAFSGGGDYVLDLINGHEDRIIENMRLDVPQFLLLCNLLVDRGYWYAYPSQRVGVHESVALILMCLSHDERHRVLAEQFQHSTETIDRHVRHVLRALVRLGRDLVRPRNVDDTHPRILNNTLLMLWFRDCVGALDGTHISAWCRAEGSAHDARILQETLLDPGSGFPMPPQDAAYRNMPGFMTPFRGVRGTHHERAAKALFSRCHALIRNIIERAFGVLKKHFPILKGPMQNYLIATQNNIVLACCALHNFLRDYVPNDEYFNKEAANEAFADAHIVGKQVQMGQPIDMSQ, encoded by the exons ATGGACAACCAGTGGCACATTCAAGGAGCTTTACTGGATGACGAGCTGGATGATGAGGAGCTCGACAATGTCCTTATGTACGTCGTATTATTGGGTTTCATATTCTTTTTTCAAGATATAAATCAGCAAGTCCCCAGAAGAAGAAGAGTACGAGATAGTGCGTTCTCGGGGGGGGGGGATTATGTGCTTGACCTAATAAACGGACATGAAGACCGAATTATTGAGAATATGCGCTTAgatgttcctcaattccttctgCTGTGTAATTTATTGGTTGATCGGGGTTACTGGTATGCATATCCTTCTCAAAGAGTGGGAGTACATGAATCCGTTGCTTTAATCCTAATGTGCCTGAGCCATGATGAGAGGCACCGTGTGCTAGCCGAGCAATTCCAGCATTCAACGGAGACGATTGATCGACACGTTCGTCATGTCTTACGAGCTTTGGTTCGGTTAGGTCGTGATCTCGTTAGGCCAAGAAACGTCGATGACACTCATCCAAGGATTTTGAACAATACTTTGCTCATGCTGTGGTTCCGG GATTGTGTAGGAGCCTTAGATGGGACCCACATATCCGCTTGGTGCAGAGCAGAG GGTAGTGCTCATGATGCCCGAATTCTCCAAGAAACCTTGCTTGATCCGGGCTCGGGATTTCCAATGCCACCACAAG ATGCTGCCTACAGAAATATGCCGGGGTTTATGACACCGTTTAGGGGTGTACGGGGCACGCATCATGAGCGAGCAGCTAAAGCTCTGTTCAGTAGGTGCCATGCATTAATTAGAAATATTATTGAGCGCGCATTTGGAGTTCTTAAGAAGCATTTTCCAATACTCAAAGGGCCAATGCAGAACTACTTGATAGCAACGCAAAATAATATTGTGCTTGCATGTTGTGCTTTGCACAATTTTTTGCGTGATTATGTGCCGAATGACGAGTATTTCAATAAAGAAGCGGCAAATGAAGCCTTTGCAGATGCACACATAGTAGGGAAACAAGTGCAGATGGGTCAACCTATCGATATGTCGCAGTAG